The sequence GGTCACCGCCAGGTGCGGGTCGGAGTGCGCCTGCGCGATCAGGCCGATGCGCAGCAGCTTCTGCGCGAGGTCCTGCCCGACGAGATGCGAGGCGCCGTTGCCGTACACATCGATCCGGCGGGCCCCGCAGAGCGCGGCGACTGCCGCTTCCAGCTGGCTGACGTCCAGCCCGTCCGCGGTGTCGGCCAGGCACTGCTGCTCTTCCTGGGCGAGCTTGGCGACGACGTCGATCAGGGAGTCGTCGACCGCTATGTCCGCTGTCACGGCGGGTGCGCCGCCGGCCTCCTGTTGCGCGGCGAGCGCGGCCAGGGCCAGGCGCAGATCGCGGTAGCCCGGGTAGCCGAGCAGGCGAGAGGTGCGCACGACGGTGGCCTCGCTGGTGCCGGTGCGCTCGGCGAGGCCGGTGACGGTCAGGGCGGCGCAGCCGGCCGGATCGCCCGCGACGGCTTCGGCGACCCGCTGCATGGAGCGGGTCATCGTCGGGCCCAGGGTGCGGACCTTGGCGGCGAGGGCCGCGGGCGCGGGTGGCGCCGGGGCCGGCCGCTTGGCAGGTCCGTCGACGGTTTCGTTGACGGCTTCGTGGTCGGTTTCGCGGACGGTCTTCCTGAAAGTTTCCTTCACGCTGGTGCTCACGTGTGAAAAGTAATTTCATCCGCGTACCGCGTCAACACTCGCCGTGCCGCGCTGTGGAAAAGTCGCGCGGCGCGAGAGGGCCTGTGGATGACGAGCGGTCCGCATCGGCGGTCCGCGCGACAATGGACGGCATGGAGCTGGAACAGGCATTGCATGCCGCGCGGGCGCTGGTGCTCGCCGACCTGGTCGCGGACGACGTGGCCGACGCCGAGATCGTCTCGCTC is a genomic window of Streptomyces gilvosporeus containing:
- a CDS encoding MurR/RpiR family transcriptional regulator — translated: MSTSVKETFRKTVRETDHEAVNETVDGPAKRPAPAPPAPAALAAKVRTLGPTMTRSMQRVAEAVAGDPAGCAALTVTGLAERTGTSEATVVRTSRLLGYPGYRDLRLALAALAAQQEAGGAPAVTADIAVDDSLIDVVAKLAQEEQQCLADTADGLDVSQLEAAVAALCGARRIDVYGNGASHLVGQDLAQKLLRIGLIAQAHSDPHLAVTNAVQLRTGDVAVAITHSGRTTDVIEPLRVAFDNGATTIAVTGRPDGEVAAYADHILTTSTARESELRPAAMSSRTSQLLVVDCLFIGVAQRTYETAAPALSASYEALAHRHQP